A stretch of Ferribacterium limneticum DNA encodes these proteins:
- a CDS encoding ArnT family glycosyltransferase translates to MSELTNLLRRGIRLPPAGWMLAAMLAFYVLAGLFGRDPWKGEDAIHIGAAWHMLNFSDWLSPDLASRPFHEPPLYYWSAALTGKMFGWLLPLHEAMRLASGVWVTLALMGLYYASRELYGEDSAAASPMLLAGCAGLLFHAHDAQPMLIALAAYSGALGGLAAIGRKPRLTGIYYGLAVAGCLLGTGIAPTLPLLAIAPVAWWLSPDRPKALHTLLIGLGIATLLILPWPLLLLALEPARFHGWLATELAPLKTPFSFGGGGRFLAMLPWFAFPAMPLAAWTLWIRRKELKTPSLMLPLAFLLITLLMLAWAFRPREIPALLLLPALALLATPGTLALRRGAANAFDWFAMSTFSLFVAIVWLAWSAMALGWPSKLAERALILRPGFVGHLSVLALIIGIVATAWWIWLIVTAPRSPYRSLTHWTLGFTTLWLLATTLILPWFDYGKTYRPVAQAIAQALPADHGCLAERGLSETQLASMSYFVGIEPVAEDSKAGQACNWLLVVGDTRRELAAPDKQWSKVWEGNRPGDRKEKFRLFRR, encoded by the coding sequence ATGTCTGAATTGACCAACCTGCTCCGTCGCGGTATCCGCCTGCCTCCGGCCGGCTGGATGCTCGCCGCCATGCTTGCCTTCTATGTGCTAGCCGGCCTGTTCGGTCGCGACCCGTGGAAGGGCGAGGACGCCATCCACATCGGTGCGGCTTGGCACATGCTGAACTTTAGCGATTGGCTGTCTCCGGACCTGGCCAGCCGACCGTTCCACGAACCACCGCTTTACTACTGGAGCGCAGCGCTGACCGGCAAGATGTTCGGCTGGCTGCTGCCCTTGCACGAGGCCATGCGTCTCGCCAGCGGGGTCTGGGTCACCCTGGCCTTGATGGGGCTGTACTACGCCAGCCGCGAACTTTACGGCGAGGACTCGGCTGCAGCGAGCCCAATGTTGCTGGCCGGCTGCGCCGGTCTGCTCTTCCATGCCCACGATGCACAGCCGATGCTGATTGCGCTTGCTGCCTACAGCGGTGCGCTGGGTGGCCTGGCCGCCATCGGGCGCAAGCCGCGGTTGACGGGCATCTACTACGGCCTGGCTGTGGCCGGCTGCCTGCTCGGCACGGGCATTGCCCCAACCCTGCCCTTGCTGGCCATTGCTCCGGTTGCCTGGTGGTTATCACCGGACCGCCCCAAGGCCTTGCACACGCTGCTCATCGGTCTTGGCATCGCCACGCTGCTGATTCTGCCGTGGCCGCTGTTGCTGCTCGCTCTGGAGCCCGCCCGCTTTCATGGCTGGCTGGCGACCGAACTGGCCCCGTTGAAAACACCGTTCTCTTTCGGCGGTGGTGGCCGATTCCTGGCCATGTTGCCCTGGTTTGCCTTCCCAGCCATGCCGCTGGCGGCCTGGACCTTGTGGATTCGGCGCAAAGAACTGAAAACCCCGTCGCTGATGCTGCCGCTGGCCTTCCTGCTGATCACCCTGCTGATGCTGGCCTGGGCATTCCGCCCCCGGGAAATTCCGGCCCTGTTGCTATTGCCGGCACTGGCCCTGCTCGCCACGCCTGGCACACTGGCCTTGCGCCGCGGGGCAGCCAATGCCTTCGACTGGTTTGCGATGTCGACCTTCAGCTTGTTTGTCGCCATCGTCTGGCTGGCCTGGTCGGCCATGGCCCTCGGCTGGCCGTCAAAACTTGCCGAACGGGCACTGATCCTGCGCCCCGGCTTCGTCGGCCATCTCAGCGTACTCGCCCTGATCATCGGCATTGTCGCGACCGCGTGGTGGATCTGGCTGATCGTCACCGCACCGCGCTCACCGTATCGCAGCCTGACGCACTGGACCCTCGGCTTCACCACCCTGTGGCTGCTGGCAACGACGCTGATCCTGCCGTGGTTCGACTATGGCAAGACCTACCGGCCAGTCGCCCAGGCAATCGCCCAAGCCCTTCCTGCTGATCACGGCTGCCTGGCGGAACGCGGGTTGAGCGAAACCCAGCTGGCGTCGATGTCCTATTTTGTCGGCATCGAGCCGGTCGCCGAAGACTCCAAGGCCGGGCAGGCTTGCAACTGGCTCCTGGTGGTCGGCGATACGCGCCGCGAACTGGCGGCCCCGGACAAGCAGTGGAGCAAGGTCTGGGAAGGCAACCGCCCTGGCGACCGCAAGGAAAAATTCCGTCTCTTCCGGCGCTGA
- the rpmE gene encoding 50S ribosomal protein L31: MKADIHPNYKEIQVNCSCGNTFTTKSTMSKDAFHVEVCSACHPFYTGKQKIVDTAGRVEKFNQKFGAMRGKSAAA; encoded by the coding sequence ATGAAAGCCGATATCCACCCGAACTACAAAGAAATCCAGGTTAATTGCTCTTGTGGCAATACCTTCACGACCAAGTCGACCATGAGCAAGGATGCCTTCCACGTTGAAGTCTGCTCCGCCTGCCACCCGTTCTACACCGGCAAGCAGAAGATTGTCGACACGGCTGGTCGCGTCGAGAAGTTCAACCAGAAGTTCGGCGCCATGCGCGGCAAGTCTGCTGCTGCCTGA
- the rho gene encoding transcription termination factor Rho, with amino-acid sequence MQLSELKTLHVSKLLDMATELVIENANRMRKMELIYAILKAKAKNGDTIYGDGTLEVLPDGFGFLRSSDTSYLANPDDIYVSPSQIRRFNLRTGDTVEGEIRTPKDGERYVALTKLDRINGFSPEANKNKIMFENLTPLHPTRHLKLEREIKSEENITSRVIDMIAPIGCGQRGLLVAPPKTGKTVMLQNIAHAITANHPDVVLIVLLIDERPEEVTEMTRTVKGEVVASTFDEPASRHVAVAEMVIEKAKRLVEHKKDVVILLDSITRLARAYNTVQPASGKVLTGGVDANALQKPKRFFGAARNIEEGGSLTILATALIDTGSRMDEVIYEEFKGTGNSEIHLDRRMAEKRMYPAVNVNRSGTRREELLLKPDVLQKMWVLRKLCYPMDDLEAMEFLLDKVKSTKGNQEFFDAMRRG; translated from the coding sequence ATGCAACTTTCCGAACTAAAGACACTACACGTCAGCAAACTGCTGGACATGGCCACCGAACTGGTCATCGAAAACGCCAACCGCATGCGCAAGATGGAGTTGATTTACGCCATCCTGAAGGCCAAGGCAAAAAATGGCGACACCATCTACGGTGACGGCACACTGGAAGTCCTGCCGGATGGCTTCGGCTTCCTCCGCTCCTCCGATACGTCCTACCTGGCCAATCCGGACGACATCTACGTTTCCCCGTCGCAAATCCGCCGTTTCAACCTGCGCACCGGCGACACGGTCGAAGGTGAAATCCGCACGCCGAAAGACGGCGAGCGGTACGTTGCGCTGACCAAACTGGACCGCATCAACGGCTTCTCGCCGGAAGCCAACAAGAACAAGATCATGTTCGAGAACCTGACGCCGCTGCACCCGACGCGTCACCTGAAACTCGAGCGCGAAATCAAGTCCGAAGAAAACATCACCAGCCGCGTCATCGACATGATTGCCCCGATCGGCTGCGGCCAGCGCGGCCTGCTCGTCGCCCCGCCAAAGACCGGCAAGACAGTGATGCTGCAGAACATCGCCCACGCCATCACCGCCAACCACCCAGATGTCGTGCTGATCGTGCTGCTGATCGACGAGCGTCCGGAAGAAGTCACCGAAATGACCCGCACCGTCAAAGGAGAGGTTGTCGCCTCGACCTTCGACGAACCGGCCTCGCGCCACGTCGCAGTCGCCGAAATGGTCATCGAGAAGGCCAAGCGCCTGGTCGAGCACAAGAAGGATGTCGTCATCCTGCTCGACTCGATCACCCGCCTCGCCCGCGCCTACAACACCGTTCAACCGGCCTCCGGCAAGGTACTGACCGGCGGCGTTGACGCCAACGCCCTGCAGAAGCCGAAGCGCTTCTTCGGTGCCGCGCGCAACATCGAGGAAGGCGGCTCGCTGACCATCCTCGCCACCGCGCTGATCGATACCGGCTCGCGGATGGACGAAGTGATCTACGAAGAATTCAAGGGTACCGGCAACTCCGAAATCCACCTCGACCGTCGCATGGCCGAGAAGCGGATGTACCCGGCGGTCAACGTCAATCGTTCCGGCACCCGTCGCGAAGAATTGCTGCTCAAGCCCGACGTCCTGCAAAAAATGTGGGTTCTGCGCAAGCTCTGCTACCCAATGGATGACCTCGAAGCCATGGAATTCCTACTCGACAAGGTCAAATCGACCAAGGGCAACCAGGAGTTTTTTGACGCCATGCGCCGCGGCTAA
- the trxA gene encoding thioredoxin TrxA — MSEHIHYVTDDTFEAEVLQSQQPVLVDYWAEWCGPCKMIAPILDEVANEYAGKLKVAKVNIDDNQATPAKYGIRGIPTLMIFKNGNIEATKVGALSKSQLAAFIDSNL; from the coding sequence ATGAGCGAGCACATCCATTACGTCACCGACGACACTTTTGAAGCCGAAGTGCTGCAGTCGCAGCAACCGGTTCTCGTCGACTACTGGGCCGAATGGTGCGGTCCGTGCAAGATGATTGCACCGATCCTCGACGAAGTCGCCAATGAATACGCCGGCAAGCTGAAGGTCGCCAAGGTCAATATCGATGACAACCAGGCCACCCCTGCCAAATACGGCATCCGCGGCATTCCTACCCTGATGATCTTCAAGAACGGCAACATCGAAGCCACCAAGGTTGGCGCGCTGTCCAAGTCCCAACTCGCTGCTTTTATTGACAGCAATCTGTAA
- a CDS encoding response regulator transcription factor, with protein MSTPQAYLVDDDEAIRDALSWLLKSRGLASTTFDSAESFLAAWSGEMSGCIVLDMRMSGMSGLDCFDRLHECESTLPVIFLTGHGDVPLAVATLKKGAFDFFEKPFNDNALVTRIEEAMALDARQRAANATVDSVKARLSCLTTRERQIMELVLAGKFNKVIADELNISMRTVEVHRANLFDKMQVKTAVELANLLKTGG; from the coding sequence ATGAGTACGCCACAAGCCTATCTGGTCGACGACGACGAAGCGATTCGTGACGCCCTGTCCTGGCTACTCAAATCGCGCGGCCTGGCCAGTACCACCTTCGACTCGGCAGAAAGCTTTCTCGCTGCGTGGAGCGGGGAGATGAGTGGTTGCATCGTTCTCGACATGCGCATGTCCGGCATGAGCGGACTGGATTGTTTCGATCGACTGCACGAATGTGAATCAACCCTGCCGGTCATTTTCCTGACCGGCCACGGCGACGTCCCGCTGGCCGTCGCCACGCTGAAAAAAGGCGCTTTCGATTTTTTCGAAAAACCATTCAACGACAATGCCCTGGTCACCCGCATCGAGGAAGCCATGGCGCTCGATGCCCGCCAGCGTGCCGCGAATGCCACGGTAGACTCGGTCAAAGCCCGGCTTTCCTGCCTGACCACCCGCGAAAGGCAGATCATGGAACTGGTGCTGGCCGGCAAGTTCAACAAGGTCATTGCTGACGAACTGAATATCAGCATGCGCACCGTCGAGGTGCATCGCGCCAATCTCTTCGACAAGATGCAGGTCAAAACCGCCGTCGAGTTGGCCAATCTACTGAAAACCGGTGGCTGA
- a CDS encoding PAS domain S-box protein: protein MKPLFLTPPGSSRRLGWLLALPKLGIVLLLAALLALIWLLHRNEVEEERAALIKDVLWLEQNLRFHLNSNEEQVQQLALEMANLPDRQKMFRLRAEHMLKNAPEIAQILWLDHNRQVVDALPSTTQPDSEIESFGPPVTAQAFDVTSRLGKLHYSEPFFLEGNRAFVEMLVPIYGDARDMSGMLAVVYPLEALLDNQVPWWFTEKYKVEIVDNNDLQYATKTHIEGKSDQRYEIPFDPPGSGLLLRITSYHTPDNSMQRLLVAAIFLLATGVFWSLWLVRDLMKKRSRAEEALRAEHAFRAAMEDSLTVGMRARDLVGKVIYVNPAFCRMTGFSASELVGSSPPMPYWAPEELEESYARHQTVLAGEAPSDGFEITFMRKNGERFQALVYEAKLIDGNGKHTGWMASVLDITERKRAEELARQQQEQLQFTSRLVTMGEMASTLAHELNQPLAAIASYNTGCLNLLNGGKANPDEILPALEKIGLQAQRAGKIIRRVHDFVRKSEPKRAPCLIGEIIEDCLGFVEAEARKRHVRIECDTPPLLSVQADRLMLEQVLLNLIRNGMEAMTSTGEAHRLLRIAVEVSSNELRISVSDQGCGIAPEIRDKLFTAFFTTKPEGMGIGLSICRSIIEFHRGRLWAEDNPRSSTGSGTIFCFTLPLETA from the coding sequence ATGAAACCGCTCTTCCTCACCCCCCCCGGCAGTTCGCGCCGGCTTGGCTGGCTGCTCGCCTTGCCCAAGCTGGGCATCGTCCTGCTGCTGGCCGCCCTGCTTGCACTCATCTGGTTGCTCCACCGCAACGAAGTCGAAGAAGAGCGCGCCGCGCTGATCAAGGATGTCCTGTGGCTTGAGCAGAATCTGCGCTTTCACCTGAACAGCAACGAAGAACAGGTTCAGCAACTGGCCCTGGAAATGGCCAATCTCCCCGACCGCCAGAAAATGTTCCGGCTGCGTGCCGAACACATGCTCAAGAACGCGCCGGAAATCGCCCAGATTCTCTGGCTCGACCACAATCGTCAGGTCGTCGACGCCCTGCCCTCCACCACCCAGCCGGATAGCGAAATCGAATCATTCGGCCCACCCGTCACCGCCCAGGCCTTTGACGTAACCAGTCGACTCGGCAAGCTTCATTACAGCGAACCTTTCTTCCTCGAAGGCAATCGGGCCTTTGTCGAAATGCTCGTTCCGATTTATGGTGACGCGCGCGACATGAGCGGCATGCTGGCCGTGGTTTACCCGCTCGAAGCCCTGCTCGACAACCAGGTTCCGTGGTGGTTTACCGAAAAATACAAGGTCGAAATCGTTGATAACAACGATCTTCAATACGCCACCAAAACGCACATCGAAGGGAAAAGCGACCAGCGCTACGAAATCCCTTTCGACCCGCCGGGATCTGGTTTATTGCTGCGCATCACCAGCTACCACACCCCGGACAACTCAATGCAGCGCCTGCTGGTTGCCGCAATTTTCCTGCTCGCCACCGGTGTTTTCTGGAGCCTGTGGCTGGTTCGCGACCTGATGAAGAAACGCAGCCGCGCCGAAGAGGCACTACGGGCCGAGCACGCCTTCCGTGCCGCCATGGAGGACTCGCTGACTGTCGGCATGCGAGCCCGGGACCTGGTCGGCAAGGTCATTTATGTCAACCCGGCCTTCTGTCGAATGACCGGTTTCAGTGCCAGCGAACTGGTCGGCAGTTCGCCGCCCATGCCTTACTGGGCACCAGAGGAACTGGAGGAGTCGTACGCCAGGCATCAAACGGTGCTGGCCGGCGAGGCCCCCTCTGACGGCTTCGAAATCACCTTCATGCGCAAGAATGGCGAGCGCTTCCAGGCACTGGTTTACGAGGCAAAACTGATTGACGGCAACGGCAAGCACACTGGCTGGATGGCCTCGGTACTCGACATCACCGAACGCAAGCGGGCCGAAGAACTGGCGCGCCAGCAGCAGGAACAACTGCAATTCACCTCGCGGCTGGTGACGATGGGGGAAATGGCATCAACACTGGCCCACGAACTGAATCAGCCGCTGGCCGCCATCGCCAGCTACAACACGGGCTGCCTGAATTTACTGAATGGGGGCAAGGCCAATCCCGATGAAATCCTGCCTGCGCTGGAAAAGATTGGCCTGCAGGCCCAGCGGGCCGGCAAGATCATCCGTCGGGTGCACGATTTTGTCCGCAAGAGCGAACCCAAGCGCGCGCCCTGCCTGATTGGCGAAATCATCGAAGACTGCCTGGGTTTCGTCGAAGCCGAGGCCCGCAAACGTCACGTCAGAATTGAATGCGACACACCACCCTTGCTATCTGTCCAGGCCGACCGGCTGATGCTCGAACAGGTGCTGCTCAACCTGATCCGCAACGGCATGGAAGCCATGACCAGCACCGGCGAGGCTCACCGCCTGCTCCGCATCGCCGTCGAGGTCAGCAGCAACGAACTGCGCATAAGTGTCAGCGACCAGGGTTGCGGCATTGCCCCGGAGATTCGCGACAAGCTATTTACCGCTTTCTTCACCACCAAGCCAGAGGGGATGGGAATCGGCTTGTCGATCTGCCGCTCGATCATCGAATTCCATCGCGGCAGATTATGGGCCGAGGACAACCCCCGCTCATCGACCGGAAGCGGTACGATATTCTGCTTCACCCTACCCTTGGAAACCGCATGA
- a CDS encoding dicarboxylate/amino acid:cation symporter: MAKKAVFKSLYFQVLVAIAIGVSLGHFYPETGAAMKPLGDGFIKLIKMIIAPIIFCTIVVGIAGMEDMKKVGKTGGLAVLYFEVVSTIALIIGLIVVNVWAPGVGMNVDVSTLDTKGIAKYAEPGKMQSTVDFLLNIIPTSVVDAFAKGDMLQVLFFSILFGYAMHAFGERGKPVFDLIEKLSHVLFGIVGVIMKVAPIGAFGAMAYTIGKHGVGSLAQLASLMGAFYLTCVIFIVGVLGSIAAAHGFSIFKLIKYIKEELFLVLGTSSSESALPRLMAKMENAGAQKSVVGLVVPTGYSFNLDGTSIYLTMAAVFIAQATNTPMDLSQQITLLVILLLTSKGAAGVTGSGFIVLAATLSAVGTVPVAGLALILGIDRFMSEARALTNFIGNSVATLVVAKWCKALDVERMNAVLNNETTDEADNPELVLDDAPDVIIPHVPRPIVEHH, from the coding sequence ATGGCCAAGAAAGCGGTATTCAAGAGTCTTTATTTTCAGGTGCTGGTTGCGATTGCCATCGGTGTCTCGCTGGGGCATTTCTATCCGGAAACCGGCGCGGCAATGAAGCCGCTGGGTGATGGTTTCATCAAGCTGATCAAGATGATCATCGCCCCGATCATCTTCTGTACCATCGTCGTCGGCATTGCCGGCATGGAAGACATGAAGAAAGTCGGCAAGACTGGCGGCCTGGCGGTGCTTTATTTCGAGGTGGTGAGCACCATTGCACTGATCATCGGCCTGATTGTCGTTAATGTCTGGGCGCCAGGTGTCGGCATGAATGTCGATGTATCGACGCTCGATACCAAGGGCATCGCCAAGTACGCCGAACCGGGCAAGATGCAATCGACGGTCGATTTTCTGTTGAACATCATCCCGACCAGCGTCGTCGATGCCTTTGCCAAGGGCGACATGCTGCAGGTGCTGTTCTTCTCGATCCTGTTCGGTTATGCGATGCACGCCTTTGGTGAGCGTGGCAAGCCGGTCTTCGATCTGATCGAAAAGCTGTCGCACGTGCTGTTCGGCATTGTCGGCGTGATCATGAAAGTCGCCCCGATCGGCGCTTTCGGTGCCATGGCCTACACCATTGGCAAACACGGCGTCGGCAGCCTGGCCCAGTTGGCCAGCCTGATGGGCGCCTTCTACCTGACCTGTGTGATCTTTATCGTCGGGGTGTTGGGCTCCATTGCGGCAGCGCATGGTTTCTCGATCTTCAAACTGATCAAGTACATCAAGGAAGAACTGTTCCTGGTGCTGGGTACTTCCTCGTCGGAGTCTGCGCTGCCCCGTCTGATGGCCAAGATGGAGAACGCCGGTGCCCAGAAGTCAGTCGTTGGTCTGGTCGTGCCGACCGGTTACTCCTTCAATCTGGACGGCACCTCGATTTACCTGACCATGGCTGCCGTGTTCATTGCCCAGGCGACCAACACGCCGATGGATCTGTCGCAACAGATCACCTTGCTGGTCATTTTGCTGCTGACTTCCAAGGGGGCGGCAGGTGTGACAGGTAGCGGTTTCATCGTGCTGGCGGCAACGCTGTCTGCCGTGGGCACTGTGCCGGTCGCTGGCTTGGCGCTGATTCTCGGTATCGATCGTTTCATGTCGGAAGCCCGGGCGCTGACCAACTTCATCGGCAATAGCGTGGCGACGCTGGTGGTTGCCAAGTGGTGCAAGGCGCTTGATGTTGAACGGATGAATGCGGTGCTCAACAACGAAACAACTGATGAAGCGGATAATCCGGAACTGGTGCTGGACGATGCGCCGGATGTGATCATTCCTCACGTTCCGCGCCCGATTGTCGAACACCACTAA
- a CDS encoding TRAP transporter substrate-binding protein → MKVSKLLIGLFAGALSLAAYAQQPIVIKFSHVVAADTPKGKAAEMFAKKAAELTQGKVKVEVYANSTLYKDKEEMEALQLGAVQMLAPSLAKFGPLGVKEFEVFDLPFIFSDYDALRKVTNGAVGKQLLAKLEPKGIRGLGYWDNGFKSFSANAPIKTPADLKGKKMRIQSSKVLEEQMRTIGSMPQVMAFSEVYQALQTGVVDGTENPISNLYTQKMHEVQKHLTLTEHGYLGYAVIVNKKFWDGLPADIRKQLDDAMEQATRYANQIAKVENEAALEAVKKSGKTAVYVPTKEERLVFKKALVPVHQKMEGRVGKEVIQAVYRDTGFKPDSL, encoded by the coding sequence ATGAAAGTTTCGAAGCTATTGATTGGCCTGTTTGCTGGAGCCCTGTCGCTCGCGGCTTATGCGCAGCAACCGATCGTGATCAAGTTCAGCCACGTCGTGGCCGCCGATACGCCCAAGGGCAAGGCGGCTGAAATGTTCGCCAAGAAGGCGGCCGAGCTGACGCAGGGCAAAGTCAAGGTCGAGGTGTACGCCAATTCGACGCTGTACAAGGACAAGGAAGAAATGGAAGCGCTGCAACTCGGCGCCGTCCAGATGCTGGCCCCGTCATTGGCCAAGTTCGGCCCACTGGGCGTCAAGGAATTCGAAGTCTTCGATCTGCCGTTCATCTTCAGTGATTACGATGCTCTGCGCAAAGTCACCAATGGCGCGGTCGGCAAGCAATTGCTGGCCAAGCTGGAACCCAAGGGTATTCGCGGACTGGGTTATTGGGACAACGGCTTTAAGTCCTTCTCTGCCAATGCGCCGATCAAGACTCCGGCTGACCTGAAGGGCAAGAAGATGCGCATCCAGTCGTCCAAGGTGCTTGAAGAACAGATGCGGACGATAGGCTCCATGCCTCAGGTCATGGCCTTCTCTGAGGTTTATCAGGCGCTGCAGACCGGCGTGGTCGACGGGACCGAGAACCCGATTTCCAACCTGTATACCCAGAAGATGCATGAAGTTCAGAAGCATCTGACCTTGACCGAGCATGGCTATCTTGGCTATGCGGTGATTGTGAACAAGAAATTCTGGGATGGTCTGCCGGCGGATATCCGCAAGCAACTCGACGACGCGATGGAGCAGGCGACGCGTTATGCCAACCAGATCGCCAAGGTCGAGAACGAAGCGGCGCTGGAGGCCGTGAAGAAGAGCGGCAAGACGGCTGTCTATGTGCCGACCAAGGAAGAGCGTCTCGTCTTCAAGAAAGCCCTGGTGCCCGTGCACCAGAAAATGGAAGGTCGTGTTGGCAAGGAAGTGATCCAGGCGGTCTATCGGGATACCGGGTTTAAGCCGGATAGCCTGTAA
- a CDS encoding TRAP transporter small permease, producing the protein MNKALNHLEELLVTFLMGAATVIIFAAVAHRYLAGVEIPGLQDWLLSLNFSWAQELCIIMFVWMAKFGAAYGVRTGIHVGVDVLINRLGDRMRGKFIVFGLLAGALFTGIVGALGANFVWENGAHYAVFNFFGIQAEDLYEGPTTPDLEWPTWIVYSAIPLGSSLMCFRFLQVTWGFLKTGELPHHDHGHVEGLEEEEKLPVDVDVYGMGDNLHMHDLKHAQLGERRAGSDRRQGEAAEPDNDRREGERRTNENQGGQQ; encoded by the coding sequence ATTAACAAGGCCTTGAATCACCTAGAAGAACTGCTGGTCACTTTCCTGATGGGAGCGGCCACGGTGATTATTTTTGCGGCTGTCGCGCATCGTTACCTGGCCGGGGTTGAAATCCCCGGTTTGCAGGACTGGCTGCTCAGCCTGAATTTCAGCTGGGCTCAGGAGCTCTGCATCATCATGTTTGTCTGGATGGCCAAGTTTGGTGCGGCTTACGGTGTGCGCACCGGCATCCACGTCGGGGTCGATGTCCTGATCAACCGACTGGGCGATCGGATGCGCGGCAAGTTCATCGTTTTCGGCCTGCTGGCCGGCGCCTTGTTTACCGGCATCGTCGGTGCGCTCGGGGCTAACTTTGTCTGGGAAAACGGGGCGCATTACGCCGTCTTTAATTTCTTTGGCATTCAGGCTGAAGACCTCTACGAGGGACCGACCACGCCGGACCTCGAGTGGCCGACCTGGATCGTCTATAGCGCCATTCCGCTTGGTTCGTCGCTGATGTGCTTCCGCTTTCTGCAGGTGACCTGGGGTTTCCTGAAAACGGGCGAGTTGCCGCACCACGACCATGGCCATGTCGAAGGTCTGGAGGAGGAAGAGAAATTGCCGGTCGACGTCGATGTCTACGGCATGGGCGACAACCTGCACATGCATGACCTGAAACATGCGCAACTGGGCGAACGTCGCGCTGGCAGCGATCGCCGTCAGGGCGAGGCAGCGGAGCCCGACAACGATCGGCGCGAAGGTGAACGTCGCACCAATGAGAACCAAGGAGGCCAGCAATGA
- a CDS encoding TRAP transporter large permease produces MNALVIFGLLAVLMLTGMPISISLGLTVLTFLFTMTQVPLESVALKLFTGIEKFEIMAIPFFILAGNFLTHGGVAKRMINFATSMVGHWYGGLGLAGVLACALFAAVSGSSPATVVAIGSILLPAMVKAGFPNKFGAGVIATSGALGILIPPSIVMVMYSVATNTSVGALFMAGVIPGLALAATLGGVTWYRARKFDYPRQPKASWGERWKSFRASVWGLLLIVVVMGGIYTGIFTPTEAAAMSAVYAFIVAVFVYRDMGLKDVPKVLLNSANMSAMLLYIITNAVLFSFIMTNENIPQSLADWMMGNGLGVITFLLMCNVLLLLAGNFMEPSSIVLIFAPILFPVAVALGIHPVHFGIIMVVNMEVGMCHPPVGLNLYVASGITKMGITELTVAVWPWLLSMLCFLGVVTYWPDLSLWFPRQLGMI; encoded by the coding sequence ATGAACGCGCTAGTCATTTTCGGTCTGCTGGCTGTCCTCATGCTGACCGGCATGCCGATTTCGATTTCCCTCGGCCTGACCGTGCTGACCTTCCTCTTCACGATGACCCAGGTGCCGCTTGAGTCGGTGGCGCTGAAGCTGTTCACCGGCATCGAGAAGTTCGAGATCATGGCGATCCCCTTTTTCATCCTGGCCGGCAATTTCCTGACTCATGGCGGGGTGGCGAAACGGATGATCAACTTCGCGACTTCGATGGTCGGCCACTGGTACGGCGGTCTCGGTCTGGCCGGGGTGCTGGCCTGTGCGCTGTTTGCGGCAGTTTCCGGTTCCAGCCCGGCGACGGTCGTGGCCATCGGTTCCATCCTGCTGCCGGCCATGGTCAAGGCAGGCTTTCCGAACAAATTCGGGGCTGGCGTGATCGCCACCTCCGGAGCCTTGGGCATCCTGATTCCACCGTCCATCGTCATGGTGATGTACTCGGTGGCGACCAATACCTCGGTCGGCGCCCTGTTCATGGCTGGCGTCATTCCGGGCCTGGCGCTGGCGGCAACGCTCGGCGGCGTGACCTGGTACCGGGCCCGCAAGTTCGACTATCCCCGTCAGCCGAAAGCCAGCTGGGGTGAGCGCTGGAAATCCTTCCGCGCTTCCGTCTGGGGTCTGCTGCTGATCGTCGTGGTGATGGGCGGTATCTACACCGGCATCTTTACGCCGACCGAAGCGGCGGCCATGTCCGCAGTCTATGCCTTCATCGTAGCGGTTTTTGTCTACCGTGACATGGGTCTCAAGGATGTCCCGAAGGTGCTGCTCAATTCGGCCAACATGTCGGCGATGCTGCTCTACATCATCACCAATGCGGTGCTCTTCTCGTTCATCATGACCAACGAGAATATCCCGCAGTCGCTGGCCGATTGGATGATGGGCAACGGATTGGGCGTCATCACCTTCCTGCTGATGTGCAACGTGTTGCTGCTGCTTGCCGGTAACTTCATGGAACCGTCGTCCATCGTGTTGATCTTCGCGCCCATCCTCTTTCCGGTGGCCGTGGCGCTGGGTATCCATCCGGTGCATTTCGGCATCATCATGGTGGTCAACATGGAAGTTGGCATGTGTCACCCGCCGGTCGGTCTGAATCTTTACGTGGCCTCCGGGATTACCAAGATGGGCATTACCGAACTGACGGTCGCTGTCTGGCCTTGGTTGCTCTCCATGTTGTGTTTCCTTGGGGTTGTGACGTACTGGCCGGACCTGTCGTTGTGGTTCCCTCGTCAGCTTGGCATGATCTAG